tacgctctagggtggtttaaggaccgaaaggtgacgaccatagctcttcttatcaatagtctaatcgcctcagtatttccgatagtgtagctgccacggtggaccgactcttagcatactcccttctcttactgttaattctcttattcatttcccttgccttaatctctagtttagttaaatcaatcaaaacccccaattgtgacatttagacagataaatagacaaatagatagtataccgcctccctgtggagatcgaccctacttaccgctgacttctgttagttgtacttaggtatttatttttggtacgaaacgacagtattaaactacgataattgtaattgacacggtcgatttactcgatttaatgataatgcatgttttagttatggcgatttagcgatgcatgcaacatataaataaaatgcaaagcataaataaaatcctagtatggccttcctaaaatagtaaatctaataaactattacaaattcggaaaccaactcctttggtcccttgaacttcggtcttggcacgcatttcaaggcaacattttctttgatgaatcgccttctcgagtggcaccgtcttcaaggaactccagaataaataaattacataatttcctattatacatttgtaattaaaataaaataaatatattaaattacaaaacggtgatacgagatcacaataaattacaatcgaatcgatattcccatacatttcgggtaataacaattaaaactaaggcaatactaagtaaaattacataattcaaaaaattacataaaattaaaatttgacaatcataaataaaatatagcattataatatgtatgaacatgcccaattttatgctaaattgcctttaaggagccaatatcgtatattaatcggtttttacggatttgcgtgatttaaccttttaaaatcacaataattacataaaatcatatttatgtacaagttaattaccctaaccatattaggactcaaaattagtctccactaacatttgacaataattaacctagatttcttaatattgttcatgaatggagctaaaatacaaaattattccataaacttcaaattaaatcataaaaatttcaaataatttcaaaatttgaaatttaaactcatgaacattctggaaaaataccatgacactcataatattaaaaaacttaggttaaaaatttcgaaactttatcgagaaaaacaatgttgcggtttatcgattttaacaattattaccataaaaatatgagaaaaattatttttatcaacttttaacttttagatctgaaatatatgataaaatgtaacatgtaacatttttccttagtcataaagtatgttttagcatttttactaattaaagtcactatttatgtaatttttcatcaaaaaattcataaatcatgcataaagactttattatagccaaatattttacacacattttgtaaaatttcatgtgacaacatacttaatttccatgaccagatttgaaatataactcatattaacctatttttccatttaaatacgattttaacttgaaaaatccatatttcgagcataacaactcattttatcatgaaatgTTACAgtccatcagtagataatatatgtgaaaacatatccaaaaaccactgaacaaatcaaagtttagctatttttagtccaaaaatgacatttttatgataaaaatcacattttaatgccaataatctataaaatgaacaataaaatccataaataaaccaaaatatactaaaaacattttaggaccagaaactttaacatgcaaataaatttcatgatatttcataataaacacaaatttataggttttgtttgttaatcttataacttggaaaaacaataaccgatttgcatgcaaacaacctaaggctcatgataccgcttgttagaaattcattaatctcattaatttacatattcaaatatgtgacatttaatttagtcataaaattaaatctagatcttatgcatgcaaacataaatagaaatagagaagaaatcgtctttcttacaatGAAATTTCGGATTagagggcacaagtaagatctccttcttacttattcttgagctttccttacaaatggaagaacaaggattcaaagatagaatccctcccaaagatgaatacccaagataacctcttaatagattaatattacttgatctagaataataataataatcttactaaaatgacccaaaatattatttttggtctaTTGAAATTTCGGCTAAGAGAGGATGAAtattgtgagattttatttctctatgctttcaaaaattagagagaatttttattttcttacactagaaaataattcaagttgtgaatgaatagttagagagaaaaactctcgaTAATTACCCTTTGAAAAACGGGTATAgggggtggcaagggccaatgcatgaccaagatactcttcacaaaagcaactaggtgtgcatggctatgaaTTAGGTtttatgattatgctttccacttaaacataattaacataatttaaacctaatactccctccttattttcgacacttacataaaatgggaggtccattttatatttgtcatttgtcaattgtcacatgttactaatcatgtgaaattgtcatgtatttttaacatattaaaaatcaacgtatttataaaaatacgtcatgtacaaaaatcgacttagtaattcataattacttgtacagaaaatggtttatcaattataaatcacaacgtcttgtatttataataaattattcattcagtttcaattgtttcgcaaacaataattttatctaagcaataaaacaatttgattacttagaccgtatctttatttaattgaattacaataagacacgtcaataatactcacaaaatcgtccgtcaattttatgcaatttaattaacccgtatcgacatacgatacattaaataatcaattaagagtgttaccctttaggtatgacctaaggggatcaactgatcaccaccgtcgcacgacagtaatgtcaaactctagtcagccagtcattaccgatatgtgtggaccagttgactgtaaaatattacatcccacatgtattcttaaaatgagatttaaacatgtgatcatcatgatcgacagttgtgatctcattattgtcggaggacacatattccaacaggacgCTCGGGTAAGGattgtggtgtgtgatggtgggtatttatagagaaatgtggggtggtaggtcggttgagtttgcttagaggctaaggaGATAGCTCCTTTAGGCGCGAGGCACCTAGTGATTcaaaggggtgtattgtccctttcagaattttggattttccatttgttctaaccaatgttttgttggttgagATTTGTGGTCTTAGGTGATTgattagccgtgtaagcttgatcttgggtgttatttggggtaggtattttgtgttcttgactcgggtttgacccgtgtgagtcgggatttgagtttcgagtcggtttttggcctggtgtcggtttagactctaaatagggtcattttaatagaaatgacatgataaagacattcatggcattatttttggcattcgagatttgggttaaCTTAAGTTGACTCGAGTTGTGGGTTTCTTAGTcgattttgggtccgaagacggtttttactctaaatagtgttattttaatgcaaatgaagttagaaaaccatttatgaaatcatttttcatatccgagtagagCATTAAACCAtttcatgtatagccaatccacgcacggatatcaaaaacacgttatagtccgatcatcttCTGGTGGTTttcggaaggtgcagatactgggtatctattcCTTGGCAagccaacaataaaatccatggaaaatGCTCTTCCACTTTCATTATGGCAAATCTAAAGATTGAACTTTACCTTGTGGTCTCTTTTTCTCTACCTTAACCCTTTGGCACACCAAGCATCTTGCAACAAATTCAGCAACCTCTTTCTTCATCTTAGACCACCagaacgttttcttcaaatctttatacaacttgtccCTTCCAGGATGAACAGAATAAGGTGTAGAATGAGTTTCAGTAAGGATCTTTCTTGTTAATTCATCATTAtcaggtacacaccatctcccagcAAATCTAAGACTGTCATCAAAATGAATCTCGAACTTGGAAACACCTTTAGTGCTCACGACACTGCTCACGGCCGCGCGCCACTTCGCCACACTTGGATCATCTTTTTGCTTCTCCCTGATCTCAGAATATAACTCGGGTTCCATGATCAAATCCCCAATTGAATCACCTTTTTGAATCATACAAATACCCATTTTCTCCACCTCTTTATGCAACTTCACCCTTGACATTGTGGATatgtgataggctatcgcacacctatgtaaaataaataccctagacacaaatacATGTAGTACGTAGGAGTCGAATCCACGAAGAGACGGtatttgttaattagttgttatggagtgaaatTTATCTTGAGTCA
This is a stretch of genomic DNA from Silene latifolia isolate original U9 population unplaced genomic scaffold, ASM4854445v1 scaffold_156, whole genome shotgun sequence. It encodes these proteins:
- the LOC141637886 gene encoding uncharacterized protein LOC141637886; its protein translation is MSRVKLHKEVEKMGICMIQKGDSIGDLIMEPELYSEIREKQKDDPSVAKWRAAVSSVVSTKGVSKFEIHFDDSLRFAGRWCVPDNDELTRKILTETHSTPYSVHPGRDKLYKDLKKTFWWSKMKKEVAEFVARCLVCQRVKVEKKRPQGKVQSLDLP